The Frondihabitans australicus genome includes a region encoding these proteins:
- a CDS encoding methylated-DNA--[protein]-cysteine S-methyltransferase, whose protein sequence is MSYTVIDSPLGELTLVADDAGALRALYMVEHRHAPDVSTFGERLAGDDADEVFGEVTRQLGEYFAGERTTFDLPTAPAGTPFQLAVWEQLRAIPYGETRTYGELAVALGNPKAVRAVGLANGRNPLSIIVPCHRVIGASGAMTGFGGGIERKEWLLGHEGYQVVPSQPALFA, encoded by the coding sequence ATGAGCTACACCGTGATCGACTCCCCGCTCGGCGAGCTGACGCTCGTCGCCGACGACGCGGGCGCCCTCCGAGCGCTCTACATGGTCGAGCACCGGCACGCGCCCGACGTGTCGACGTTCGGCGAGAGGCTGGCCGGCGACGACGCCGACGAGGTGTTCGGCGAGGTGACGAGGCAGCTCGGCGAGTACTTCGCGGGCGAACGCACGACGTTCGATCTGCCGACGGCGCCCGCGGGCACGCCGTTCCAGCTGGCCGTGTGGGAGCAGTTGCGGGCGATCCCCTACGGCGAGACTCGCACCTACGGCGAGCTCGCGGTCGCCCTCGGCAACCCGAAGGCCGTGCGCGCCGTCGGGTTGGCGAATGGCCGCAACCCGCTGAGCATCATCGTGCCGTGCCACCGCGTGATCGGCGCCTCGGGCGCGATGACGGGCTTCGGGGGCGGCATCGAGCGCAAGGAGTGGCTGCTCGGGCACGAGGGCTACCAGGTCGTGCCGTCGCAGCCGGCGCTGTTCGCGTAA